In Poecile atricapillus isolate bPoeAtr1 chromosome 1, bPoeAtr1.hap1, whole genome shotgun sequence, the sequence CCTTTCAGCTGATAGCGATGCTCTTTCAGCCCGAAGCAGAGGAATATCTGAAGATGCCGCAGGAGAAGGCAGGAGCTTTGGTTCTGGTGGGcaaacagagcagctgctgtggcccTGCACAAGGACAGGACCTCTGGTGCAAAAAAGTGGTGTAAAACAGGCGTGACCCAAAACTGGCTTTGGTTCGGGATCCGGCACATGCTTGAGTTCAGGCTGAGCTCTACCTTTGGGAATGTAGAAAGCTGACACTAAAAGCTTCTACTGCATTTCCTCAGCAATACCACAGACCAGTAGAATTCAGGGTAGGTATAAAAGTTATGTTTCTGTGGAGGGTAAGGATTTCCTGAAAACTTCACCCACGTTCTTAAAGTGCTGCCACAAGAAAAACTATTCTTacagcacacacagaaatgtttttatattgACTGGCTGATGCAAGAGATGGAAGGAAGGAGTAGGTCTAGGGAAAAAACCTTGTAAATTTAAATACAGGGCATGAAGATTTGCAACTCTTCTTCTGTGCTTCAGTTTGGCGACCCTCACatagatacacacacacaaacctcggtgcccctcacacacacacacacactctctctatctcacacacacacacccacacacaccccctcactctcacacacacaccccctcaCACCCCCtcactctcacacacacacacacacacacacacacactctctatctcacacacacacacacacactctctcacacacactctcacacacacacacacactctcacacacacatacacacacaccccctcactctcacacacacacacacacacacacacacacacacacacacaccctcaCTCTCACACACCCCCCCTCACACACcccccctcacacacacacacacacacacacacacacacgcactctatctcacacacacaccccctcaCACACCCtcactctcacacacacacacaccccctcactctcacacacacacacacaccccctcactctcacacacacaccccctcaCACCCCCtcactctcacacacacacacacacacacacacacacaccccctcactctcacacacacacacacactctctatctcacacacacacacacacactctctcacacacacacacacacacacacaccctcactctcacacacacacacacacacacacacacacccctcactcTCACACACACCCCCTCACACACCCCTTCACACACCCCCCCACCCTGCCACCCCCCTCACACAGACACAAACCGCGGGCAGACggcgccccctgccggccgcTGCCGGGGACCcgcgctcggccccgcccgctcTCTTGTCCCTCGCCGCTGTCCGTAGTGACGCAGCGGCGGCCCGTGGCGGTGCGGGCCGGGCGGTTCCGGGGCGGTCGCGGCGCGATGGTGAGAGCGGCcccggcggccccggcccgggaCGGCACCGAGCGTGGCCtcggggggtggggggagaacGCGGCTCTGGCTGCGGTGCCGAACCGGGGCGCCGCGTCCCTTCGGGCTCCGTCGCCAGCGCCCGGCGTTTTGCGGAGTCACCGCCGGCGCCTCCAGGCCGCGGCCCGGTGATGGGGGGAACGCGCGCGGGGGGACCGGGGCGGGCGGGacacttctttttatttttggacaACAAGCTGGAATATGTTAGCGCTTTGTTTAGACAGGAGAAATCCAGTTGCGGGATTTCTGAATTGCCCGTAGGGTTCTCGATTCATAGAAGCGTACATATATCTAAGTTTTTGTCGTTTGTTTTCTTGCCTTTTGTCTAGGGTCAAAGTCAGAGTGGTGGACATGGTCCTGGTGGTAGCAAGAAGGATGACAAGGTAACTGAAACCCAAATAAATACCTACAGAATTAACTACAAGTGTGCTGCTACAGAGCCTGGCTGCAATGtcctttttaaatttactttttaaaaattactgttttatttGCAACTGCATAAAATTATGCTCTTGCTGGCTCTGATGAATGTCTTTTCTGGGTGTACATTGGAGAAAACGGGAGTTTTCtcataaataaaaaagggagcttaagaaaaactgaagagtgatttgtgtttaaaaaaataaaactaaatgtGTCAGGGTTAGGAAAGGCTAGTTGCCTTCAAGCTGACACTTAAGGAACTGTTGCTGGCTTGAAAATGACACAGCACAGTGATCTGCAGCAGGAGTGTACTTCACGTTGTGGGACATATCAGGGGCCTCGCTGATCTCCTTTGGAGCTGAAAGTACAATGTACACAGCAAGCAGTGTCTAGGCTAGGAAACTGAATGTGTCTGGTTTATTGATTGAAGTGCAGCAGAAAGGTggagatgaaatatttttctcattgtcTCATCTATTAGTTTTGTGATTTACTTCAGGTTTGAGCCTTCCATGTCCCATATTCACTGAAAACTGGCAGAAGTTTAAATTAGAAAGAAGGATGTAAAATAAGCAGGAGAAGAAATTTTAGAACGTTCTTAAAAACTAAGAGTCATAtttgttttgtgcttcttgCTACAGACCATAAAGAGAACATTTTGTTAATAAAGCCTTCACCTTGAGCTCTTTTTTAGTTTGTGCACTGAACACCTGTGTGTAttgttttattgttattatcctgattttttttctctttttatggaattatttttatgaataaggataagaagaagaaatatgaaCCTCCAGTTCCAACCagagtggggaaaaagaaaaagaagaccAAGGGACCAGATGCTGCCAGCAAACTCCCCCTGGGTAAGTGTTCTGAccccctgcagagctgtggacTGTCTGCTCTTTGGGAAGTACAGAGCTCTTCTCTCCTCGGATCTGCCTCTGTGGAGCTCACTAACACAATGCCAAATGTATCTTACTGCTAATTAACATTAAAAAGCCCCCCACagaataagatttttttttgcaagatgCAGCCCATGAATTCCCAGgtaagagagagagaaattgaACTGAGGAAAAATGCAGGGGAAGCATTCAATCTACAGTTAGAATGGGACAAGTAAGGTACAAGTTACAgtcaggaaaataaagcagGATTTCTAGTAATGAATTAGTGGTTAGTTGGTACCATGTCAAACTTGTTCTAGAATACTGTGATTCTGCTTTGGTTACAGTGACTCCTCACACACAGTGCAGACTCAAGCTGTTGAAATTGGAGAGAATTAAAGATTACCTCTTAATGGAGGAAGAGTTCATCAGAAATCAAGAGCAGATGAAAcctttggaagaaaaacaagaggtGAGGTTTGAGTGAACTGTTACTTCTAATGTTGCAGTAAATGCTCTTAATTAATGTGAACTACTTTGTACCAAAGCTATGGAAAACTGGTGTGCACATTAATACAAACATATCAGGTTATCACAATTCCTCATTAATTGGCTAAATTGTGTTAGACCAAGCAGGGTTCACTGCAGATGAAGCCATGggagttttttgtttcttaatgcTCTGTCAAAGTGCAGCTTGCAGATATCCACCACCAGAGAAAGAAGATTCTAGTTACTCACATCCACATAAATGGTGTCTGTAGGGTAGGACTAAATTAATAGTGTATTTTGTTACTGACCTCTGTCTTTTTGGGGCAGCAGACCAATAGGAAAGACTGGTTCTGATGTGTTCTGTCTGAATTGTTGAGCCACTGTTGTCTAAGAATGTTTTTGCCTGTGTTGTTCAGTTGTTTCCTGGATTCTTCTTGACAACAGGAAGAAAGGTCCAAGGTGGATGATCTGAGAGGAACACCGATGTCTGTGGGTACCTTGGAGGAGATCATTGATGACAACCACGCCATTGTGTCCACATCAGTGGGATCAGAGCACTATGTCAGTATTCTGTCTTTTGTCGACAAGGACCTGCTAGAGCCAGGCTGCTCTGTTTTGCTAAATCATAAGGTGAGTTGTTTTTATAAAATCAAGTTTCTTAAAAGTTCTTCTACTGTTTTtaactggcttttttttttttctgaagaccaCAGGAGAGagaatgctgtttatttctcGCACTTAAATAAGTGGGCATAGAGATTAGACTTCAGCTTGTATTAAAAATGCTGCTTGCTTTCTTTGACAACTCTTAATTCTTGAATTAGGTTCATGCTGTGATAGGAGTCCTGATGGATGACACAGACCCTTTAGTGACTGTAATGAAAGTAGAGAAAGCTCCTCAAGAAACATATGCTGACATTGGTGGCCTTGACAACCAAATTCAAGAAATCAAGGTATGCAGTTTTACTCATCTACAGTTAAGTCAGCAATGTTACTGTTGTGCTAGGAGCTGAGAAGGGATACAGCAGGACTGGCTGCTGTTCCTGTAGTGGTGTCCTTTATCTTTCTGTAGTGCATTTCTTCATTAGATTTCACTAGGCAGACTCATGGACCTCATTTTAACCAGGTCACCAGAGGCTGTGTGTACAGGAACCTTTCACAGTTGCTCAGGAATCTATAGAGCCCAGAGGTCATAAAATCTCTCTAATAGCTTATTACTTTGCAACTTGTAAAGTTTCAGTTGTTGCCAGATGAGAGTTAAGTTGAACAAACTGCAGAGGTTATTTTGAGTGTGTGATGCCATCCAATCTATGGATGTAGGCTCTCAGGGCAattgcttgttttgtttctgcatttgtttgttgtttggttgaGGTGTgttgggttgtttggtttttttccctaccaGCAGAACTCTGCCTGAACCTTGCTAAAATTCAACCCTTTTATTCTGGGTAGGTGTCTAAAACCACAAATGCTCTTAAAATCTATGGTATCTGGTAACTCTTTCTAGAAGGTACCCTTTTGTAAAGAGTTCCCTGGCCCCAGGGTCATCCTTGGGTATCTGGGGTTCAGGAAATACAGGATTCTAAATTTGGGATGATGCATTGAGGATGGAGGAGGGGAATGTTCATTGCTGCTCTACCACACATTAGGTCAAAACAATAAGAAGATCTGTACAGGTAGAGTAATTGTCTTCCTTAGAATTGGAGACAACAGAGAACCATGCTGTTCCATGTCTGTCTTAAAAAATCAGTAAAGTTCTTTTTGCCTTCACTGCTTTCATTACTACTACATGATCCCTACAGATCTTTGCTGGAGACCACTCAGTCTTACAAAAACATGTTTGTGTTTCTTGTGCTTCAGGAGTCTGTGGAGCTTCCTCTCACCCACCCTGAATATTATGAAGAGATGGGTATAAAGCCACCCAAAGGAGTCATTCTGTATGGCCCACCTGGCACAGGTATTTTACAGTTCAGTAGCACCTGTGCTAAGATAAGacaagtaaaataatttatactTGGTCAGTATTTAAAGCATTGCCAAGTCTGTCACAAATTTCATACATCTGTTTTGTGAgggcacttttttctttcactttcccTTCTCTGCAGACTAATTACAGTATTTCTTTCCAactaaaaataggaaaaactTTACTTGCCAAAGCAGTGGCAAACCAAACATCAGCAACCTTCCTGAGAGTGGTTGGTTCAGAGCTCATCCAGAAGTACCTGGGTGATGGCCCAAAGCTCGTGCGTGAGCTGTTCCGCGTGGCCGAGGAGCATGCCCCATCCATCGTCTTCATTGATGAGATTGATGCAATCGGTACCAAGAGGTACAGTAGCTGAGCTCCACTGCACGTGCAGGGCTTGCCAGGGGCAACAAAAGCTTGACTAGAAACACTTCTTTTGCAGCTATACTGAGACTCAGTTTCTTTGCTCTGCTACCATTTGCATAGGCTGTTTCAATGTAAGCATTTGTAACAAGTAACTCTTGAAATAACTTCTGTGAAAACACAATATATCACAGCCCTTGGTACTAAATAGACATGACCAGAGATAAGCTCTCTTCTCTTGCTACATGGCAGCATCTCTAGGAGAGAGTGTCAACACCAGAAAGAGACACTCTGTATATGGGATCCTCTAGCTCCCAAGTCCATATACAGTAGTTTGCTTTAGTGAGCTAATGGTAAAGAAGAATACTTAATATAGAATATATCCGTTTTTTGTTTGCCTCTCGAGTAGGTGGCTAAATACTTCTGCTCTAACAGTATTTTACAGAAGGTTACACAGAGTATGTCATAGACAAGCATTGCTTGTGCCACACTAAACTGTTGTTCAGCCCATATCCAATCtgtatttctttgaaaattctgTAGGTTTGTTGGAACTGTCCAATGCAAATAGTCTTTCAAGTAGttggtgttttttaaattaaaaaagtgCTCATATGTGTTTACTACATGGCCACCAGCCCAAAGTGCTTCTAGCCTGAagtgccagctgctgccttgtATATGGATGTATGTGCTTTTAAGaattaggtttttttcctttattatgtTGTATTGTTAGgtgggaagaaaatatttccaaatgtATAACAAACATGGAAAAAACCTGATTTCCTTCACATGATGGCTGTTACATTCTCCAACTACAAGAACAGTTCATTGTCTCTTTACTTATCGAGACGTCACAACATGATTCTGAAAACCTATGTTTTGTTTATATGGATaaacattatattttttattcaaatcTCTTATGGATGTTTACAAAGAAAATACCCCTCTCCCCCTT encodes:
- the PSMC1 gene encoding 26S proteasome regulatory subunit 4; translation: MGQSQSGGHGPGGSKKDDKDKKKKYEPPVPTRVGKKKKKTKGPDAASKLPLVTPHTQCRLKLLKLERIKDYLLMEEEFIRNQEQMKPLEEKQEEERSKVDDLRGTPMSVGTLEEIIDDNHAIVSTSVGSEHYVSILSFVDKDLLEPGCSVLLNHKVHAVIGVLMDDTDPLVTVMKVEKAPQETYADIGGLDNQIQEIKESVELPLTHPEYYEEMGIKPPKGVILYGPPGTGKTLLAKAVANQTSATFLRVVGSELIQKYLGDGPKLVRELFRVAEEHAPSIVFIDEIDAIGTKRYDSNSGGEREIQRTMLELLNQLDGFDSRGDVKVIMATNRIETLDPALIRPGRIDRKIEFPLPDEKTKKRIFQIHTSRMTLADDVTLDELIMAKDDLSGADIKAICTEAGLMALRERRMKVTNEDFKKSKENVLYKKQEGTPEGLYL